The window CGCGAGTGAGTTGTTCGATGTCGGCCGCCGTCTGGCCGACGTCCTCGATGCTGGGGCCGGTAATCGTCAGTTCTTCGCCGTCGACCGTGACCTCGGTGTCGCCGCGAATCGTCGTGCGTCGCGGCGCTTTCTCACCCAGGAAGTTCTCGATGACGACCTCGTCGCCCTCGACGTCGACCTGCATCGGGAAGTGGGAGTAGTAGACTTCCATCCCGTACTCCCAGCCCTCGGTCACGCCGTGGAACATGTTGTCGATGTGGCTGGCGAAGGTGCCGACGGTTGCCTCGGCCTTGGCGTTCGTTTCCTCGGTCTCGATGACGACGGTGCCGTCCTCGACGCTCACGCTCACGTCGGGGTACCAGAGGCGTCGCGTGACGCTCCCGTTGGGCCCCTCGACGCTGAGGTCGAGGTGGTCCATCGTCGCCGTGACCTCGTCCGGAATATCGATTTCCTTTCGCATGGTTCAGTATACGTATGCGATCACCTGGCCACCGATGCCCGCCTCTCGGGCCTCGTAGTGGCTCATGACGCCGTGGCTCGTCGTGACGATGAGTGCCCCGTAGTCGCGGGCGGGGAGGAACCGTTTCTCCCACTTCTCGAATTCGTCTGCACCCGCCGAATAGCGGGGCTTGACGGCGCCACACTCGTTGATCGCGCCTTTCAGTTCAACCTCGAATCGGCCGGATTTCCCGTCGTCGACGAACTGGAATCCGTCGATGTACCCGCGGTCGTAGAAGACCTCGAGTACCGAGCCGATTTCGTTCGAGGCGGGCTGTATCGTCTGGTCCAGATGGCCGACGCTCTCGGCGTTATCGAGGCCGGAGAGCGCGCTGGCCAGTGGGTCGTTTGTCGCCATTGTTAGCTGTACTTTTTGAAGCCCATGCCACGAGCGACTTCTCGGAAGCACTGTCGGCACAGCCAGATGTCGTACTTGCCGACGAGTCCCTGTTCGCGC of the Natronomonas halophila genome contains:
- a CDS encoding 50S ribosomal protein L6 is translated as MRKEIDIPDEVTATMDHLDLSVEGPNGSVTRRLWYPDVSVSVEDGTVVIETEETNAKAEATVGTFASHIDNMFHGVTEGWEYGMEVYYSHFPMQVDVEGDEVVIENFLGEKAPRRTTIRGDTEVTVDGEELTITGPSIEDVGQTAADIEQLTRVPDKDTRVFQDGVYITEMPERGEA
- a CDS encoding 30S ribosomal protein S8; amino-acid sequence: MATNDPLASALSGLDNAESVGHLDQTIQPASNEIGSVLEVFYDRGYIDGFQFVDDGKSGRFEVELKGAINECGAVKPRYSAGADEFEKWEKRFLPARDYGALIVTTSHGVMSHYEAREAGIGGQVIAYVY
- a CDS encoding 30S ribosomal protein S14, whose protein sequence is MTEQETGEQAAKRTGQLEECQRCGREQGLVGKYDIWLCRQCFREVARGMGFKKYS